CGTTCGGGACACCCTTCGGGGCGTACACGTAGCCGCCCTTGCCGATCGTGCGGCCGCCGTAGTCGATCTCGCCCTCGAGCACGTAGTACTCGGTGTTGGCGTGGTGGATGCCCGGGCCTCGGCCCCAGTCGGTGTGGAAGTCCACGCGCAGCGACGAGGAGCCGTCCTCCTCGTCCACCGAGAGGCGGCGCTCGCTGGCGCGCCCCTCGCCGCCGGGCAGCTCAGCGCCATGCCAGACGTAGTCGTCTTCCTGGATCAGTTCCACGTGGGGTCGCACGTAAGCCTCCGTCGCTCGAATGAAAATATATGATATCTAACCATGGGTCTGGGTGCCGACCACGGAGGTCGGGGCCACCAGGTCGCGCTTGAGCACCTTGCCGCCCGCGTTGCGTGGCAGGACCTCGATCGGGTACCAGCGGCGCGGGATCTTGTAGCCCGCCAGCTGGGCGCGGCAGTGCTGCGCGAGGGCCTCCCCGTCGAGGTCGGCCCCGCCCTGCAGCACCACGTGGGCCACCACCGTCTCGCCCCAGTGCTCGTCCGGCTCGCCGACCACGGCGCTCTCCACCACGCTCGGGTGGGTGGCCAGCACCTCCTCGATCTCCCGGGGGTAGACGTTGGTGCCGCCGGAGATGATCAGGTCCTTCTTCCGGTCCACGACGGAGATGAAGCCGTCCTGGTCGCGCACCGCGATGTCCCCGCAGGTCACGAAGCCGTCCTCGGTGGTGCAGGCCGCGGTCGCCTCGTCGTCGTCCAGGTAGCCGTTCATCAGGTACGGCGAGCGGCTGAACAGCTCGCCGGGCTCGCCGGGGTCGACCTCTCGTCCGGCCGCGTCGACGATCCGCACCTGGGTCAGGTACCACGGGTGGCCGACCGAGCCGGGGCGCTCGCGCATGTGGACGGGGCGCAGGTTGGTGATGATGCCCGACTCGGTGGAGCCGTAGAGCTCGTGCACCCCGCAGCGGGGGAAGCGCTCCATCACCCACTCCTTCAGCTCCCAGGGCAGCGCCGCGGCGTTGAAGTAGAGGGTGTCCAGGCTGGACAGGTCGCGGCTCGCGAACGCCTCGTCGCCCAGGGCTCGGAGCCCCTGGGCATGGGTCGGGATGAGGAACGCCGACTGCACGCGGTCCCGCTCGACCAGGTCGAGGAACGCCGCGGGATCCCAGCGGCCCAGCATGCTGACCGTCCCGCCGGTGTGCACCGGTGCGTAGCCGAAGGCGAACCCGGCGCCGTGGTACATGGGGGCCACGGCCGCGGAGACCCGGCCGTTGTCGAGGCCCCACTCCAGCGCGCTCACCATGAAGGTCAGCGCGCGGCTGCGGTGCGAGATCACCACGCCCTTGGGCCGGCCGGTCGTGCCCGAGGTGTAGGCGATGCAGAACGGGTCGCGCTCCTCGACCTCCACGGCCGGGTCGGCCGGTGCCGCCTCCGCCAGGGCAGACTCGTACGCGTCACCCGTCGCGGAGCCCCCCAGGCGGAGCAGGGGGAGGCCGTGGGAGTCGGCGTGGGCGTCGACGATCGGCGCCAGAGCCGCATCCAGCACGATCATCCGGCTCCCGCTGTGCTCGAGGACGTAGCTCGCCTCGACCGCGGTGAGCCGGGGGTTGAGCGGCACCATCACCAGACCGGCCTTGGCGATCCCGGCGGCCACCTCGGGATACTCCAACCGGTTGCCCAGCAGCACGGCGACCCGGTCGCCGGGGGAGAGGTCCTGGGCCAGGAGGTGCTGGCCGAGCCGGCTCGAGCGGTCGTGGACCTCGGCGTAGGTCAGCCGTTGCTCGCCGTCGATGACCGCCGTCGCGTGCGGCGTCGCCGCGGCGTACTCACGCAGGCCGCTGACGATGGAGAGCGCTGATCCGCCGGACTGGATGGCCATGTGAGTCTCCTGGGGTGGGTGGGGTCAGGCGGAGGGGAACCAGCCGGCGCGGCCGAGCATCGCCGGCGCCTGCGGGAGGCCGAGCTCCTCGGCGATCCAGGTGCCGGTCGCGGCGACCTGTGCTGCGTCGGGGCCGCCGGAAAGGTCCGAGCGCACGCCGATGCCGCTGCGGGCAAGCAGGTAGAGGAGGTCCTCGGTGGCGATGTTGCCGGTGGCGCCCGGGGCGAAGGGGCAGCCGCCGATGCCGCCCGCCGAGGCGTCGAGCACCGTGACGCCGGCGGCGACCGCCGCGACGGCGTTGGCGTACCCGGTGTTGCGGGTGTTGTGGAAGTGCGCCCGCAGCGTGACGTCGGGGTCGAGGGTGCGCAGCCCGGTGACGATCTCGGTGACCTGCGCCGGGACCCCGACGCCGATGGTGTCCGCGATCGCGAGCTCGTCGGGACCGGCCTCGAGGCAGCCACCCGCCACCTCCAGGACCCGCTCGACGGGAACCTCGCCGTCGAAGGGGCAGCCGAAGGCTGCAGCGATGATCACGCTGACACGCAGGCCGGCCGACCGGGCGTCCGCCGCGATCGCGCGCCAGGAGTCCAGCTGGGCTGCGGTGTCGACGCCCTGGTTGCGCAGCGCGAGGCCGTCCGAGGCGACGACCACGGCGGTGACCTCGTCGCAGCCCGCCGCGACCGCGCGGTCCAGGCCGCGGGGGTTGAGCACCAGCCCGATCCGGCTGAGCCCCGGCTCGTCGCGCAGCTCGGCCAGCAGCGCCTCCGCGTCTGCCATCTGGGGCACCCGGTCCGGCCTGGCGAAGGCCGTGACCTCGACCCGGCGGATCCCGGCCGCGAGGCTGCGGCGGACCAACTCGGCCTTGGTGCCGGTCGGCAGCACCCGACGCTCGTTCTGCAGGCCGTCGCGAGGTGACACCTCGACGACCTCGACTTGAGGCGCCTCGCTCTGCTGCTGTGCCGGCACGTTGCCCACCCTTCGAAGAGACCTGTCGACTAGAAGATATCGGATATATGATCCACCCATGGAGAGTGCGGTGCAAGCAATGGGGTCCCTGTCCGGCGTCCGGGTGATCGAGGCGGGTCAGCTCTTGGCGGGGCCGTTCGCAGCCACGCTCATGGGCGACCAGGGAGCCGACGTGATCAAGGTCGAGTCGCCTGGAACGGGCGACCCGATGCGCACGTGGGGCCGGGAGAGCGTCGACGGGGCCTACCTGTGGTGGCCCGTGGTCGGCCGCAACAAGCGCTCGGTCACCCTCAACCTGCGCGAGCAGGAGGGGCAGGAGCTCTTCCTCCAGCTGGTCGCGACCGCCGACATCGTGGTGGAGAACTTCCGCGCGGGCACGTTGGAGAAGTGGAACCTGGACTACGAGCGGCTGCGTGAGGTCAACCCGCGGATCATCCTGGTCCGCGTCTCCGGCTACGGACAGACCGGTCCCTACTCCCGACGGGCCGGCTACGGATCGATCGGCGAGGCGATGGGCGGCCTGCGCTACATCACCGGCGAGCCCGACCGGCAGCCCTCGCGCACCGGCATCTCCATCGGCGACTCGCTCGCCGCGATGCACGCCTGCATCGGCGCCCTCGCGGCGCTGCGGCACCGCGACGTCACCGGCGAGGGCCAGGTGGTCGACAGTGCCATCTACGAGGCGGTGCTGGCGATGATGGAGTCGACCGTCACCGAGTGGGACGTGCAGAAGTACCAGCGCGAGCGCACCGGTGCGATCCTGCCCAACGTCGCGCCGTCCAACGTCTACCCGACCTCCGACGGGCAGCTGATCCTGATCGCGGCCAACCAGGACTCCGTCTTCGGCCGCCTCGCCGCGCTGATGGGCGAGCCCGAGCTCTCCGCTCCTGGCAGCGTCTACGCCGACCACGTCGGGCGGGGGGACCGTCAGCAGGAGCTGGACGACCACATCTCGCAGTGGACCGGCCGGTACGACGCCGACACGCTGCTCAAGCTGCTGCACGAGGGCGGGGTGCCGGCCGGTCGGATCTACAAGGCCGAGGACATGATCAGCGACCCGCACTTCCAGGCGCGGGAGGCCATCGTCCAGGTCCCCGACGACACGTTCGGCCAGCTGCGGATGCAGAACGTCGTGCCCAAGATGTCGGCGACCCCGGGCTCGATCCGGTGGACCGGGCCGGCGCTCGGGGCGCACAACGACGAGGTGTACGGCGGCCTGCTCGGACTCAGTGCCGAGCAGCGGGCCGGCCTCGCCGAGCGCGGAGTGATCTGACCCCGATGGAGCCGAGCGGGTCACAAGCAGGCGCAGGCGACGGCGCCGATGACGGGCGCGCCGAGGACTACGCCTCGGTCGGCTTCGCGAGCAGGATCGGACCCGGCGCTGCCCCCGCGGTGGTGGTCGTCGACGTCTGCCGCGCCTACCTGGCCGGGGGGCCGTTCAGCGACGGCCAGGGCCGGTTCGAGGCGGCCCGGGCCAGCGCGGCCCGCGTCGTCGCCGCGGCCCGCTCCGCCGGGCGGCCCGTCGTCTTCACCCGGGTGGTGCTCGCGCCCGGCCTGCACGATGCCGGCTGGTTCGCGGTCAAGGTCCCGGGGCTGGAGGCCTTCGAGGAGGGCTCGGAGTGGATCGCGTGTCCGCCCGACCCGGCCCCGCTGCCCGGCGAGACGATGGTGACCAAGCAGTACGCCTCCGCGTTCTTCGGCACCAGCCTGGCCAGCACCCTGCGGGCCTCGGGCGTCGACACCACGATCGTGGTCGGCTTCTCCACCAGCGGCTGCGTGCGCGCCACCGCCCTGGACGCGCTGCAGCACGGGTTCCGCCCGCTCGTCGTCCGTGAGGCCTGCGGCGACCGGGACGCCGCCGCGCACGACCAGAACCTCTTCGACCTCGACGCCAAGTACGCCGACGTCGTCTCCGAGTCTGACGCCCTCGACTACCTCTCGACCTTCCAGGAGCCCGCATGACCCAGCACGTCACCGTCACCGTCGTCGACCTCGACTCCGAGGAGCTGGTACGCGGTCAGCACGCGATCGCGGGAGCGGCGCAGCCGGCCGCCATCGTGATGCTGGGCGCCGACCCTTCGGCGGGGACCCGCACCGTGCTGGTGGAGTTCCCCGACGGCTGGAGCCGTGAGGCCACCGGTCATCAGCCTGCCGGCGAGGAGATGGTGGTGCTCTCCGGCGCGCTGACGATCAGCGGACTGACGTGCGGCGTCGGCCAGTCGCTCGTGGTCGAGCCGCACGCCACCCGGTCGGCCACCTCCACCACCGACGGCACGCGCGCCGTGGTGTGGTTCTCCGGTCCGGGTGGCGGCTGGGCCGACGGTGAGGCCGAGCAGGCGGGCGCCGCCGAGGTCCTCGCGGCCGACGAGACCCTGGACCGCGGGCCCCGTGCCGGCCTCGTCGGCACCCTGCGCGGGCTGGCCTCGGCGGCCGGGCTGGTCTTCGACACCGACGTGGACGTGCTGTGGCCTCAGGCCCGACGCTGGGCCGACGTCCCGGCCGGTACGCCGGTGCCCGACGTCGCGGGGCCGGCGATCGTGCACACCCGCTGACTGCACCCGCTGACTGCACCCGCGGCCGGACCCCACCGGGGACTCATCGAGGGTTCGGCAAAGGCTCAGTGGGAGGACGACGCCGAGGCCCGCGCGGCGTCGGCGTCGTAGGAGCCGCGCACCAGCCAGAGGAGGACCACGGAGAGGAAGAGCGGCGGGATCAGGAAGAGCATCCCGTACCCGATCCAGCCCGTCACGTCCGACATCGCGCCGACCAGCAGCGGGCCGAAGGCGCCGCCCAGGGTGGTCAGGAACTGGAGCAGGGCGAACCCCATGCCGCGGCTCGCCGCCGGGACGACGTTGGCAGCGGCCGCGGTGAGGTTGGGCATGGCCCCGGCGAAGCCGGCGCAGGCGAGGGCGACCATCGCCATCCGGAGCCCGACCCCCGGGAGCAGCACCGCCAGGCTCAGGCCGATCGCGCCCACCAGCAGGCAGACGGTGGAGAGCCTGATCCGCCACCCCTCCGACTCGTGCCGGTCCCCGAGCCGGGACCCGATGATGATGCCGATCACGATGCCGGTGCCTCCCACCCCGCCGGCCAGCCCGGAGGCGGTGTCGGTGTCGAGGTCCTCGAGCCGCTCGAGGAAGGTGGGCAGCCAGTAGAAGAGCCCGGCCACCCCGAGGGCGAGCATCGCCTGCGCCAGGATCACCCCGCGCAGGGTGCGGATCCGGAGCAGCTCCTTCGCGTCCGCCCAGAGACTGGCGCTGGAGACCGAGAGGTCCACGTGCGCCTCGGACTCGGGCGGGGCGACGCCGGTCCGCTGGGCGCGCAGCCGGTCGATGGTGTCGCCGAGCCCGCGGACGGGCTCCTTCACCGTCAGCATCAGGGCGGCGATGAACAGGCCGGGGACGGCCGCGATGAAGAAGACCGCCCGCCAGTCCAGGGCCTCGGCCACGGCGCCGCCGATGATCACGCCCGCGGGGAGCCCCATGTAGTAGCCGGCCCGCTCGAAGCCGTACGCCTTACCCCGGCTGCGGTTGGGGTAGTAGTCGGCCAGCAGGCTGGAGGCGGGCGGGTTGTAGAGCTGACCCGCGGCTCCGATGGCGATCCGGACCATGAAGAACATCAGGAACGTGGTCGCGAGCCCGCTGAGCACCGAGCAGAGCGACCAGACCAGGACGACGATCACGATCGTCCCCACCCGTGGGGCCCGGTCTGCGAGGCGGCCGGCAGGGAGCAGCAGCACTGCCGCGGCGATGCTGGCCGCGGTCGGGATCAGGCCGCCCACCGTGTCGCTGAACCCGAAGTGGTCCTGGATGACGGGCAGGGCGCCGGCGATCAGGTTGATCTCGACCCGGTCGATGAAGGCGACCAGGGCGATCGCGATCGCCGGCCACCAGCCGAACGGCGCGTCCCGGTCGAGGTCGACCTCCTGCTCGTCGCCGCGGGCGTGCACCCGCAGCCGGGCCGAGCCCCCCTGGTGGAGCAGG
The window above is part of the Nocardioides campestrisoli genome. Proteins encoded here:
- a CDS encoding MFS transporter, translated to MTDIQPDEPLLHQGGSARLRVHARGDEQEVDLDRDAPFGWWPAIAIALVAFIDRVEINLIAGALPVIQDHFGFSDTVGGLIPTAASIAAAVLLLPAGRLADRAPRVGTIVIVVLVWSLCSVLSGLATTFLMFFMVRIAIGAAGQLYNPPASSLLADYYPNRSRGKAYGFERAGYYMGLPAGVIIGGAVAEALDWRAVFFIAAVPGLFIAALMLTVKEPVRGLGDTIDRLRAQRTGVAPPESEAHVDLSVSSASLWADAKELLRIRTLRGVILAQAMLALGVAGLFYWLPTFLERLEDLDTDTASGLAGGVGGTGIVIGIIIGSRLGDRHESEGWRIRLSTVCLLVGAIGLSLAVLLPGVGLRMAMVALACAGFAGAMPNLTAAAANVVPAASRGMGFALLQFLTTLGGAFGPLLVGAMSDVTGWIGYGMLFLIPPLFLSVVLLWLVRGSYDADAARASASSSH
- a CDS encoding class I adenylate-forming enzyme family protein, encoding MAIQSGGSALSIVSGLREYAAATPHATAVIDGEQRLTYAEVHDRSSRLGQHLLAQDLSPGDRVAVLLGNRLEYPEVAAGIAKAGLVMVPLNPRLTAVEASYVLEHSGSRMIVLDAALAPIVDAHADSHGLPLLRLGGSATGDAYESALAEAAPADPAVEVEERDPFCIAYTSGTTGRPKGVVISHRSRALTFMVSALEWGLDNGRVSAAVAPMYHGAGFAFGYAPVHTGGTVSMLGRWDPAAFLDLVERDRVQSAFLIPTHAQGLRALGDEAFASRDLSSLDTLYFNAAALPWELKEWVMERFPRCGVHELYGSTESGIITNLRPVHMRERPGSVGHPWYLTQVRIVDAAGREVDPGEPGELFSRSPYLMNGYLDDDEATAACTTEDGFVTCGDIAVRDQDGFISVVDRKKDLIISGGTNVYPREIEEVLATHPSVVESAVVGEPDEHWGETVVAHVVLQGGADLDGEALAQHCRAQLAGYKIPRRWYPIEVLPRNAGGKVLKRDLVAPTSVVGTQTHG
- a CDS encoding isochorismatase family protein, with product MEPSGSQAGAGDGADDGRAEDYASVGFASRIGPGAAPAVVVVDVCRAYLAGGPFSDGQGRFEAARASAARVVAAARSAGRPVVFTRVVLAPGLHDAGWFAVKVPGLEAFEEGSEWIACPPDPAPLPGETMVTKQYASAFFGTSLASTLRASGVDTTIVVGFSTSGCVRATALDALQHGFRPLVVREACGDRDAAAHDQNLFDLDAKYADVVSESDALDYLSTFQEPA
- a CDS encoding hydroxymethylglutaryl-CoA lyase encodes the protein MPAQQQSEAPQVEVVEVSPRDGLQNERRVLPTGTKAELVRRSLAAGIRRVEVTAFARPDRVPQMADAEALLAELRDEPGLSRIGLVLNPRGLDRAVAAGCDEVTAVVVASDGLALRNQGVDTAAQLDSWRAIAADARSAGLRVSVIIAAAFGCPFDGEVPVERVLEVAGGCLEAGPDELAIADTIGVGVPAQVTEIVTGLRTLDPDVTLRAHFHNTRNTGYANAVAAVAAGVTVLDASAGGIGGCPFAPGATGNIATEDLLYLLARSGIGVRSDLSGGPDAAQVAATGTWIAEELGLPQAPAMLGRAGWFPSA
- a CDS encoding CaiB/BaiF CoA transferase family protein; this translates as MESAVQAMGSLSGVRVIEAGQLLAGPFAATLMGDQGADVIKVESPGTGDPMRTWGRESVDGAYLWWPVVGRNKRSVTLNLREQEGQELFLQLVATADIVVENFRAGTLEKWNLDYERLREVNPRIILVRVSGYGQTGPYSRRAGYGSIGEAMGGLRYITGEPDRQPSRTGISIGDSLAAMHACIGALAALRHRDVTGEGQVVDSAIYEAVLAMMESTVTEWDVQKYQRERTGAILPNVAPSNVYPTSDGQLILIAANQDSVFGRLAALMGEPELSAPGSVYADHVGRGDRQQELDDHISQWTGRYDADTLLKLLHEGGVPAGRIYKAEDMISDPHFQAREAIVQVPDDTFGQLRMQNVVPKMSATPGSIRWTGPALGAHNDEVYGGLLGLSAEQRAGLAERGVI